Part of the Triplophysa dalaica isolate WHDGS20190420 chromosome 23, ASM1584641v1, whole genome shotgun sequence genome is shown below.
aaacaaacaaataactacGCCTGTGGTTCATACCTCAGAAAAGTCGTTCTTTTCTGCTTTTCTGATGGCAGATTCGGCCATCCAGTTCCTCAACACATATCTTGGATTAACTCCTGATTTAGATTACGGTACAAACAATCAATCATATTGTACAGAACACACAGTGAGacacaataaataaagacaatgaCTACTTTGCATTCTGTGCTGTCGAGCTTCATCGGAGTCGCCGTGTTGCCTGTTGGACATAAATTACAACATTAACATACTCATTCATTACGATGATCTGAACTTTAAGAGTACATGATAGAAACTTGACCTGGACAGGCGCTTTGAATACAGCTCAACCCAGTTTGCGAAATATTCCTGCGATGAGAGGACTGAAAGAGCCCACATTGACTGTGAAGAGATGAAGTCAGATCTAATGGACTGAATGTATGAGTTTAGAGTTGTGAAGCAGCAGTGGGTTGATGTACCTGAGGAACAGAGCCGTTCTCAAGCTGTGATGGAGACACTTCACTTAACTGTCTGACAGTCATGGTGAAATCTGCTCTAGAGTCCTCCATCAGCTGATGTCAACAACATCGTACAGCATTACATAAGCTTCAGCAATGAACACAAATACATGCACACTTGACATTTACTGTACCTTTAGGAAAAATGCAATGAGATATGAATCTTCCTCTTCATGTCCCAGAAGACCTAACTTTGCTTTAAACAGCTCATGGAATCTAAAACACCGATCCAATAGCATTGTTATACGACTATGTGTATAATATAAGTTATTGAGTAATATTACTACAGCGCTGGCAACCCGCATTTAATACTCACCTGCGTTGATAGATCTGTGGATATTCTTTCAGTATTTGCTGGGACctgaaaataattgaaataaaacaataaataatgatCAATAATTTGTATTGATACAAATAGAAAATGACATTATCACCTACTGTGAGAGTTGATCTGCGGTCAGCAGTGGTTGGAGAGCCTCTAGAAGTTTCTGGAGGTTAAACAGGCCCACGTTAGCCTGGGATCCTATACTATATCTGTCCTCATCGTCAGATGTGTTGGGAACAAAATCtacagagacaaacacatttacattaaaacaaaaacttttaatcATGCGTGAATGATAAAGAATCTTACTTGGGTCATATGATTCCATGAATCCAAATGGGCCATAGTCAATTGTAACAGACAGTAGACTAAAGTTATCTGTGTTGCAGACTCCTGAGAATAAACACACAGGTTCCAGAATTTGTGAATTTATAACATTTGTAGTGATTCAATAGAAGGTGTTAACTAGATTCATGCAGAAGAGAAAATAACAAGGAAAACtgaatattaaaggggtcatatgaaacggctaaaatgaatattaacgtttgttttagatgaaatgcaatgtgtatacactatttaaggttaaaaaacgctgtattttttgCATGGTTGTATCTCCTTTTTTCCCTCGCCTCTCTGAAAAGTGTAGATTTTTAAAAAAGCTAATTGCTCTGAagagcgaggtgtgctatgattggccagttaaccagtggcATGGTGATTGGTCGAATGCTGCAAGCGTGTgtcggaaatgtaacgccttttaccatatttggaacatcaggtttcaaagcaattgtactgagaGATACActcaccttacttgcgtatacatttgggctttcttagtcaaatcataccaccaactgacgtagatttgtgggggtgtggttacacgaggcgtttcaggcaggtctgggtgatcTTTCGCtattagatagaatgcatcttctgttccgacactttcatttttgcaatttcacgtgtctaatacatgcatgggcaactaaaaacaaatttgcgccatatgacccctttaaagatgaTAAGAAACTAACCATGTGCAAATCCAACCGACATCCACTGAGAGATTAAATGTGCCGTTTCATTAACCGCTCTGAAGAAAAAAGCCTTCACACAACATGAAAGCCACTAGTCATAAATCTagtctttaatacattttataagaaaTTTATAATATTGTCATTCCATTACACAAAGTCAGTATAATTCTGAACGCTAACCACATATTTGTCAGGGTCATTTGCTGCGATGGATCTGTAATGCTCTTTAATTACAAATTCCAGTAATgtcctaaaacacacacagtattagAATAAAACAAGAGTAGTAATGAGTTATGAAAAATGAGTTAAAGCTAGTTCACCTTAAGATATGAATCTCTCCAGCTTTAGTCAAGATCTCCAGTGAACCGATACGAAACCAAGACTTTGCAAGCCGCAGAACAACTGCTCCTGATGGAGAGACAAAAATGAGATACCGCAATGACAATTGCAATCACACGCATGTGTTTCTGCCTGTTGAACAGTACCTCTTTCTTGTTTAACATTGCCGTTATAAAACGGATCTCTCCATACGGGCTCCTCGCTCACCACCAGactacacacaacacaaatttTGCATAAGAGGACACTTCCGTTTTGATCACTAATACTATAGTTCAAATTATATATGGTGTACTGTCTGTCATGAACCTCAAGGCTCTGCTAGTGGGAATCCCCAGAAAGTGCATGGCTTCACTGCACAGAAACTCCCTCACCGAGGAGCGGATCACAGCCCGGCCATCACCAGACCTACAGATACAAAACACCAATAACACCCTATGAAGATCACTATCATGTTTAAAGCGAGAAGCTTCGCTTGGgacagaaattaaataacaCGTATAGAGCATCAGAGGAGGTTATTTACCGTGAGTATGGCGTCTTCCCTGAGCCTTTCAGCTGAAGTTCCCATCTTTCACCTTTTCTGGATAAGAAAGAACGTAAAGAGATGTAACCAAcgaattatttgtttttacatttgcatcaaTTCATGCCTTTCACAAATATATCATAATATTCTTGAATGTCTCACCCGTTGGTGTATTCACCCAATAAATGTGCTCTTCCATCCCCCAGCTGTCCTGACCAATATCCAAACTATAATAGAGCAAATAATACGGATGATGTGCTGGTTTCTTTTGACTCATACACTCCAAACTTTGAGTTGACTGTTAGAGAAGAGTTTCACCTGATGTCCTCCATATCTGTGTGATAGTGGAACAGAGCCAGCGAACAGCTTCCCACCACTGACACACTGAAGAAACTCTTCTTTCTGTATCACAGACTCATCCAAATCCAACACATTACACAACACATCctgaaatacaaatgtttattatattattatttattttggccAGATTTGTAAACATATTGGATTAGTTAAACCAGGCTTAACTTTCGTAATGTTTAATTTTGGTTTATTTCCTGTTcaatttcacagtttttttatttaatagacgCGCGCGCCTGGCCCGAaattaacttccggtctgtggttttggttattttaatgtattttcaattaaatacatattaatattttattgtatattcattgtattaaattaaatgaaaatacgCAGCAGTTATAAAATTATTTGCGGAGATGTGtcagaagttaagtttgtgccacgtaatgtttatgttgttgcctctgaataatgaaatgtgttaaaggtgaactgtgtaagtaacagagaccactattggcgtagttggaaattgcaacctaaagctccgccaccatcctctcccttctattagagtagctacggttgccgtcacaggacaaaagggttcaataaatgatagcggccactatcggtggtgttgataattgcaatctacatctcacaggcgaacaacacactgaagttacggacacaggacagagatgtcgtcgtctgagacagcagagagttacctttgcaaatcaagtgacgaggtttatttacaaagaaaaacaaattaattaaattgacttaattcattatttactctaatcgttatagtgaaaattattgttacttgtataacattgtgtcagtgatgtattcgcttattttgcatagcattttttggcacggtaacttggttcgtaacatacagcctatttaaaccgcttgctaatgctaaagtaaggcatcaccccaattgatcaattgtatcttctcaaatcttcgttgacactgtattactgataaactatgtttggattttatcctatcaattattaaattacacatttgtatgcacagaagctaatgtattataatataatttacacccgatgtatgcaaattatgattgtaaaaatgatttctaacttgatttgcacacggccatgcaaaaaggaattatagtacaataacaaagtgctaaaaacaagaaaaactcacttgatgctcatgctcatctattagctaaagctatcaaacaaacacttcacttatatagcggaaattagacaaacttaccggtccagcagaaagcttgcaacttcggcgtcgcttagcaaacccttttcctgcttcagtgccctccatttgggaaaagcaatgccgatgtttattcgggttttctgccgttttttgtctcgacttcgccttgctgcgtcgtattttctcttttttgaacgaacagattgacgctctaacggctcttgtgcggagtatgtgtggtccgccattagcgcaaattttgcttcttactgcaacaaagaaccgtttatatttctactaaaaaacacgacaattaaatgctgttattgttcttcctcttcttctgctaatccttctatgtaatcgctttgaagctgccccaaaaaacagccgaagaagaagaacatattctcgcgcatccttcgttttacgaaacgcgctcagtttgtccgtgtagtgctactatagaaacatggctgtgcacattaataaattacatgtaagggtgtgcccgcggtgtatatacataaaatggctcattgtaaggtaatataaacatttcgtttcattttgtaaggtatttcttcaccactcacaacatagttttgtattatatattacatttaggtgaataaatccttcaaaatcctacacattgtacctttaaataaTGAGATGTAAACAAACTTGGCCTTTATAGACAGTTGCattatgctttaaaaatacTATAGGAATTTGTGGgtaatttaatgaaaattaaacattttaaaattgatattgtaaatattaaccAATGAAACAGCAGCCAGTGTCAGAGGCGCTTTCAGAGGGGTGGGCTGACACTCTGAGAACACACATCCCGTCACAACACGATTAAAGTTACCGTCAAATTCATCCAGCGGGAGAACATCTGTAACACACACAAAGCAAGTGCGAttgaataaaattaacatattaAGTAACACATCGACACTTACGATATTCGTCGCTTACCTAATAATGTATGCGATAATGTCAGTGGGATTTCTCCTTTGTGTTTCACACTGGAATAAAACTCATTATTCCTCTTAAACTCTCCGTTACATTCTTTACTTTCACAGAAATCCTGATCATCAGTGTATGCGGATCTGACGATGATAATTGAAAACAAGCTGAAgtaatattttatcattacaTCCGTCTCAGAGACACCAAATTTACTGTTTGTattctcatttaaaatgtcacatCACAAGAAATGtacagaaacatttagataataCGCAAATGTGTCCCTCCAGAGGGCGCTCGATGGCCCAGAGAGCCAAACTTGACATGAGACGCGTTCAAATTTTCAAGTATTTCCGGGcgttgtttacttttttattctttgaacCAGaagttaataatttaaatcTACCAATTGAAATGTTTGAGTACCTGAAGTGCATATATACATGGTTAAATCAcgttttataaatcatttaaaaaaatcaacgcTTGTCAACTTAAACGACTGTGATTGGTTCATCCTCCCCCCGGTGTGAAAAGTAACAAGTCGCCAAATACAACACAGTCCACTTCCGCAGTTTACACGTGCAACTTGAATGAAACAGAAAACTTAAATATCCATAGAATTAAAAACGAAATCGTAATAagaagtattattattattttattttaaatattatttaaactacTGTACCCGACAACTCAAATTATGGGCCAATAAGCCTCAATATCTTTGGTCCCACCCATTTGAAAGATCCAGAATGCTCACTGCCCCTCTACCCTGTTTCTACTCGCTTGTTTCGTAACACGGTCGCTTCCGGTTCATGCTTTCGTCTCGTCACGTCACATGACGTCAATGGGCATGTGTTCTGGACCGGGGCAGCATGGCGGTTCCGTGGAGGAGATGTTGGAGGAGCAGATCAGGACGTGCTGTTTTTAAGGACTGGTGCAGCGGTATCAGTAGAAGAGCTTTCACTCACGCGCTTTTAATGGGCAGAGAAAGCGCCGCTTCCAGAGAGGTGAGACAGACAGCGACTGAACATGCgcagaacacacacaccacattCACACACTGAAGAAGGTCACCGGCGCGAGAGATgctgaatgattgacagatcaCAATCTGATACAGCGAGATTTTAGTTTTGACATGAGAGTCAGTGGTCTGTTGTGCAACTGTTTTTAATGTGTGAGTGTGGTCGCATTTATGGTTGGTAAAGATCtgtgtgtcacacacacactcgttgTGTAAAGGTCAAGAACATGAGCAGTAACGTTACACATGAAAGCTAAGACACGCCCACTGCTCGCTATAAATTCGACAGGAAATGTTACGTTATGCACGTACGAGT
Proteins encoded:
- the LOC130413087 gene encoding protein adenylyltransferase SelO-like; amino-acid sequence: MIKYYFSLFSIIIVRSAYTDDQDFCESKECNGEFKRNNEFYSSVKHKGEIPLTLSHTLLDVLPLDEFDGNFNRVVTGCVFSECQPTPLKAPLTLAAVSLDVLCNVLDLDESVIQKEEFLQCVSGGKLFAGSVPLSHRYGGHQFGYWSGQLGDGRAHLLGEYTNGKGERWELQLKGSGKTPYSRSGDGRAVIRSSVREFLCSEAMHFLGIPTSRALSLVVSEEPVWRDPFYNGNVKQERGAVVLRLAKSWFRIGSLEILTKAGEIHILRTLLEFVIKEHYRSIAANDPDKYVAFFFRAVNETAHLISQWMSVGFAHGVCNTDNFSLLSVTIDYGPFGFMESYDPNFVPNTSDDEDRYSIGSQANVGLFNLQKLLEALQPLLTADQLSQSQQILKEYPQIYQRRFHELFKAKLGLLGHEEEDSYLIAFFLKLMEDSRADFTMTVRQLSEVSPSQLENGSVPQSMWALSVLSSQEYFANWVELYSKRLSRQHGDSDEARQHRMQRVNPRYVLRNWMAESAIRKAEKNDFSEVALLQQILMKPFVEQEEAERAGYSSKTPLWAQHLRVSCSS